A genome region from Candidatus Binatia bacterium includes the following:
- a CDS encoding extracellular solute-binding protein, whose product MKRLFSLFLLPVALVGPMGSARAQAPIEDELVLQTPVSQFIVDAMLKEFGRYAREKWNVNLKTSALRAGTPVSYDRIVKWNGKPEADIFWGGEPVLFDKLAAQKLLVRLDVSNDVWASIPASIAKPRTIPLKEPTYFWVGTGLQVYGLVYHPRLLKRLGVPDLKDWEDVLNPKLKGNVAQCAPTRSSSSHATYEIILQSKGDAEGWKWLKGLAANTGIFTPGSRDVPSVVAKGEFAAGFAVPSYFAFEEKLAGFDIRFVAPKNAFVTPEPVAILAGARHPKAAREFTKFLLSERGQRVFMERGLFPVTPKYKVHGQPGSTAELAAELTGGVRSFFDAPVSNIYDEAVAAKRYKEVNEKFEKEIEAVWKDLKKR is encoded by the coding sequence ATGAAAAGACTTTTCTCGCTTTTTCTTCTGCCGGTCGCACTGGTCGGACCGATGGGCAGCGCGCGCGCGCAAGCGCCCATTGAGGACGAGTTGGTGCTTCAGACGCCGGTTTCCCAGTTCATCGTGGATGCGATGCTCAAAGAATTCGGTCGATACGCCAGGGAAAAGTGGAACGTGAACCTCAAGACCAGCGCCCTGCGGGCGGGCACTCCGGTGTCGTATGACAGAATCGTCAAGTGGAACGGAAAGCCCGAAGCCGACATCTTTTGGGGCGGCGAGCCGGTGCTCTTCGACAAGTTAGCCGCGCAGAAGCTGCTCGTCAGGCTGGACGTGTCGAACGATGTGTGGGCGTCGATTCCAGCTTCGATTGCCAAGCCGAGGACGATTCCGTTGAAAGAACCGACCTACTTCTGGGTGGGAACAGGCCTGCAGGTCTACGGCTTAGTCTATCACCCCAGGCTCCTGAAGCGTCTTGGCGTGCCCGATCTCAAAGATTGGGAAGACGTCCTGAACCCGAAGCTCAAGGGGAATGTCGCCCAGTGCGCGCCGACCCGCTCGTCGTCGAGCCATGCGACCTACGAAATCATCCTTCAGAGCAAGGGGGATGCCGAGGGGTGGAAGTGGCTCAAGGGGCTCGCGGCCAACACCGGGATTTTTACACCCGGGAGCCGTGACGTTCCTTCGGTGGTCGCCAAGGGCGAGTTCGCCGCCGGCTTTGCGGTTCCTTCCTATTTCGCTTTCGAGGAGAAGCTGGCCGGGTTCGACATCAGGTTCGTGGCCCCTAAGAATGCTTTTGTGACTCCGGAACCCGTAGCCATTCTAGCCGGCGCTAGGCACCCCAAGGCGGCCCGCGAGTTCACGAAGTTTCTTCTATCCGAGCGAGGCCAGCGTGTGTTCATGGAGCGCGGCCTGTTTCCTGTTACACCCAAATACAAAGTCCATGGGCAGCCGGGATCTACGGCGGAGCTCGCCGCGGAGCTCACCGGCGGCGTCCGTTCTTTCTTTGACGCGCCGGTTTCCAACATCTACGACGAAGCCGTCGCCGCGAAGCGTTACAAAGAGGTCAACGAGAAGTTCGAGAAAGAGATCGAAGCCGTCTGGAAGGATTTGAAGAAGAGATAG